A single region of the Epinephelus fuscoguttatus linkage group LG14, E.fuscoguttatus.final_Chr_v1 genome encodes:
- the foxa2 gene encoding forkhead box protein A2 — protein MMLGAVKMEGHEHTDWSTYYGEPECYTSVGNMNTGLGMNSMNTYMSMSGMSTTANMTANSMNMSYVNTGMSPSMTGMSPGTGAMNGMGAGMTAMSAALSPSMSPMTAQPASMNALTSYTNMNAMSPIYGQSNINRSRDPKTYRRSYTHAKPPYSYISLITMAIQQSPSKMLTLAEIYQWIMDLFPFYRQNQQRWQNSIRHSLSFNDCFLKVPRSPDKPGKGSFWTLHPDSGNMFENGCYLRRQKRFKCDKKTNMKDSGRKGGDGGSSNSSSESCNGNESPHSNSSSGDHKRSLSDMKTSQALSPEHAAASPVSQGQHLMSQHHSVLAHEAHLKPEHHYSFNHPFSINNLMSSEQQHHKMDLKTYEQVMHYSGYGSPMAGALSMGSMAGKAGLDSSSIPDTTYYQGVYSRPIMNSS, from the exons ATGATGCTTGGAGCAGTTAAAATGGAAGGACACGAACACACCGACTGGAGCACCTACTACGGAGAGCCCGAG TGTTACACCTCGGTTGGCAACATGAACACGGGCCTGGGAATGAACTCTATGAATACCTACATGAGCATGTCCGGCATGAGCACCACTGCCAACATGACGGCCAACTCCATGAACATGTCATACGTCAACACGGGAATGAGTCCCTCCATGACCGGCATGTCACCGGGCACCGGAGCCATGAACGGCATGGGCGCAGGCATGACGGCCATGAGCGCAGCACTGAGCCCCAGTATGAGTCCCATGACCGCGCAGCCCGCATCTATGAACGCCCTGACATCCTACACCAACATGAACGCCATGAGCCCCATTTACGGACAGTCTAACATCAACAGGTCCAGAGACCCTAAGACCTACCGCAGGAGCTACACGCACGCCAAACCCCCGTATTCCTACATTTCCCTCATCACCATGGCCATCCAGCAGTCTCCCAGCAAGATGCTGACACTGGCCGAAATCTACCAGTGGATAATGGACCTCTTCCCCTTTTACCGACAGAACCAGCAGCGCTGGCAGAACTCCATTCGCCACTCTTTGTCGTTCAATGACTGTTTCCTCAAAGTGCCCAGGTCGCCGGATAAACCCGGGAAAGGCTCCTTTTGGACTCTGCACCCGGACTCCGGGAACATGTTTGAGAACGGCTGCTACCTGAGGAGGCAGAAGCGCTTCAAGTGCGATAAGAAGACGAACATGAAGGACAGCGGCCGCAAAGGGGGAGACGGCGGCTCCTCCAACAGCAGCTCGGAGAGCTGCAACGGCAACGAGTCCCCGCACTCCAACTCCTCCTCCGGCGACCACAAAAGGTCCCTGTCGGACATGAAGACGAGCCAGGCCCTGAGCCCGGAGCACGCCGCCGCCTCCCCGGTGTCGCAGGGGCAGCACCTCATGTCCCAGCATCACTCGGTCCTTGCGCACGAGGCGCACCTGAAGCCGGAGCACCACTACTCCTTCAACCACCCCTTCTCCATAAATAACCTCATGTCCTCGgagcagcagcatcacaaaATGGACCTAAAGACTTACGAGCAGGTGATGCATTACTCCGGCTATGGCTCACCCATGGCCGGGGCTCTTTCCATGGGCTCCATGGCGGGGAAAGCCGGTCTGGATTCTTCATCCATACCTGACACAACTTACTACCAAGGCGTGTATTCCAGGCCGATCATGAACTCCTCATAA